The Xenopus laevis strain J_2021 chromosome 7S, Xenopus_laevis_v10.1, whole genome shotgun sequence genome includes a window with the following:
- the slc2a9.S gene encoding solute carrier family 2 (facilitated glucose transporter), member 9 S homeolog isoform X1, which produces MDNQKSVFAAKQVTGNLTFSLLAVSLLSSFGSSMLYGYNLSVVNSPSEYIKAFYNATWNERYGQPLAQSPLTLMYSLTVSIFALGGMLGSLLVGILVSRFGRKGTIIRSTPLVFIAGGLMGLSRIFSSPEMIMIGRFITGIHSGISLSVVPMYLGEISPKNLRGLLGLVPSIFICLGVFSAQVLGLPELLGQDETWPLFLSLVVVPTFVQLVLLPWFPESPRYLLIDKSNEHATVEALRCFLGEYDVQDVIEEMQEEQKSLSSVETVSVCQFLSDHTLLWQILSVVVINIGMQLSGIDAIWFYTNSIFENAGIPLAEIPYTTVGTGAIEIVAGLIGCFTVEKLGRRPLLIGGFSFMGFCCAGITLALVFQARIPVMRYVSVACVIGIIAGFCIGPAGLPFIITGELFTQSHRPAAYIVGGTLNWLSNFTVGFVFPFLQISAGAFCYMVFCGVCLFVAAYVYFIIPETKNKTFMEISLMFSSPKSLVTQEVIVDDFKLTKLNGYGAMESSSFELS; this is translated from the exons ATGGACAACCAGAAGAGCGTTTTTGCTGCCAAGCAAGTGACAGGG aatctgacattttcactgtTGGCAGTTTCATTGCTTTCCTCTTTTGGATCTTCTATGCTTTATGGATACAACTTATCCGTGGTCAACTCCCCTTCTGAG TATATAAAAGCATTTTACAATGCCACGTGGAATGAACGATACGGGCAACCACTTGCCCAAAGTCCACTGACACTCATGTACTCTTTGACTGTGTCAATCTTTGCTCTGGGAGGAATGCTCGGCTCTCTGCTTGTTGGAATCCTGGTGTCAAGGTTTGGAAG GAAAGGCACGATAATTAGGAGCACACCCCTGGTCTTTATTGCGGGCGGCTTGATGGGACTCAGTCGTATATTTTCATCCCCTGAAATGATAATGATTGGGAGGTTCATTACAGGCATCCACTCAG GCATTTCTCTCAGTGTGGTACCCATGTATTTAGGAGAAATTTCCCCAAAGAACTTGCGTGGACTATTAGGACTTGTGCCAAgtatttttatttgccttggtgtatTTTCTGCACAGGTTTTGGGTCTCCCTGAGCTCTTGGGGCAG GATGAAACATGGCCTCTTTTCCTTTCTCTGGTTGTGGTACCTACCTTTGTTCAACTcgtgctcctgccttggtttccAGAAAGCCCTCGTTACCTTCTCATTGATAAAAGCAATGAACATGCCACTGTTGAAG CACTAAGGTGTTTCCTTGGAGAGTATGATGTCCAAGATGTCATTGAAGAGATGCAAGAAGAGCAGAAATCCCTCTCAAGCGTTGAGACTGTCTCAGTGTGCCAGTTTTTATCGGACCATACCTTGTTGTGGCAGATTTTATCTGTTGTTGTGATTAATATTGGTATGCAGCTTTCTGGAATTGATGCT ATCTGGTTCTATACCAACTCCATATTTGAAAATGCAGGAATTCCATTGGCTGAGATCCCATACACAACAGTGGGGACAGGTGCAATTGAGATAGTTGCCGGCTTGATTGGG TGTTTTACTGTTGAAAAACTGGGCAGACGACCTCTTCTCATTGGTGGATTCAGTTTCATGGGTTTCTGCTGTGCTGGAATCACATTGGCATTGGTGTTTCAG GCCAGGATTCCTGTTATGCGCTATGTCAGCGTGGCCTGTGTGATTGGGATAATTGCTGGGTTTTGCATAGGACCAG ctGGACTCCCATTTATCATCACCGGAGAACTTTTCACACAGTCTCATCGCCCTGCTGCCTACATTGTGGGAGGAACACTAAACTGGTTATCCAACTTTACTGTAGGATTTGTCTTTCCTTTCCTTCAG ATATCGGCTGGCGCGTTCTGCTATATGGTATTCTGCggagtttgtttgtttgtagcTGCCTATGTTTACTTTATCATCCCTGAGACCAAGAACAAAACTTTTATGGAAATAAGCCTGATGTTTTCATCCCCAAAGTCCCTAGTGACCCAGGAAGTGATTGTAGATGATTTCAAACTTACGAAGCTGAATGGATATGGTGCGATGGAGAGCAGCTCCTTTGAATTATCTTGA
- the slc2a9.S gene encoding solute carrier family 2 (facilitated glucose transporter), member 9 S homeolog (The RefSeq protein has 3 substitutions compared to this genomic sequence) translates to MDNQKSVFAAKQMTGNLTFSLLAVSLLSSFGSSMLYGYNLSVVNSPSEYIKAFYNATWNERYGQPLAPSPLTLMYSLTVSIFALGGMIGSLLVGILVSRFGRKGTIIRSTPLVFIAGGLMGLSRIFSSPEMIMIGRFITGIHSGISLSVVPMYLGEISPKNLRGLLGLVPSIFICLGVFSAQVLGLPELLGQDETWPLFLSLVVVPTFVQLVLLPWFPESPRYLLIDKSNEHATVEALRCFLGEYDVQDVIEEMQEEQKSLSSVETVSVCQFLSDHTLLWQILSVVVINIGMQLSGIDAIWFYTNSIFENAGIPLAEIPYTTVGTGAIEIVAGLIGCFTVEKLGRRPLLIGGFSFMGFCCAGITLALVFQARIPVMRYVSVACVIGIIAGFCIGPAGLPFIITGELFTQSHRPAAYIVGGTLNWLSNFTVGFVFPFLQISAGAFCYMVFCGVCLFVAAYVYFIIPETKNKTFMEISLMFSSPKSLVTQEVIVDDFKLTKLNGYGAMESSSFELS, encoded by the exons ATGGACAACCAGAAGAGCGTTTTTGCTGCCAAGCAAGTGACAGGG aatctgacattttcactgtTGGCAGTTTCATTGCTTTCCTCTTTTGGATCTTCTATGCTTTATGGATACAACTTATCCGTGGTCAACTCCCCTTCTGAG TATATAAAAGCATTTTACAATGCCACGTGGAATGAACGATACGGGCAACCACTTGCCCAAAGTCCACTGACACTCATGTACTCTTTGACTGTGTCAATCTTTGCTCTGGGAGGAATGCTCGGCTCTCTGCTTGTTGGAATCCTGGTGTCAAGGTTTGGAAG GAAAGGCACGATAATTAGGAGCACACCCCTGGTCTTTATTGCGGGCGGCTTGATGGGACTCAGTCGTATATTTTCATCCCCTGAAATGATAATGATTGGGAGGTTCATTACAGGCATCCACTCAG GCATTTCTCTCAGTGTGGTACCCATGTATTTAGGAGAAATTTCCCCAAAGAACTTGCGTGGACTATTAGGACTTGTGCCAAgtatttttatttgccttggtgtatTTTCTGCACAGGTTTTGGGTCTCCCTGAGCTCTTGGGGCAG GATGAAACATGGCCTCTTTTCCTTTCTCTGGTTGTGGTACCTACCTTTGTTCAACTcgtgctcctgccttggtttccAGAAAGCCCTCGTTACCTTCTCATTGATAAAAGCAATGAACATGCCACTGTTGAAG CACTAAGGTGTTTCCTTGGAGAGTATGATGTCCAAGATGTCATTGAAGAGATGCAAGAAGAGCAGAAATCCCTCTCAAGCGTTGAGACTGTCTCAGTGTGCCAGTTTTTATCGGACCATACCTTGTTGTGGCAGATTTTATCTGTTGTTGTGATTAATATTGGTATGCAGCTTTCTGGAATTGATGCT ATCTGGTTCTATACCAACTCCATATTTGAAAATGCAGGAATTCCATTGGCTGAGATCCCATACACAACAGTGGGGACAGGTGCAATTGAGATAGTTGCCGGCTTGATTGGG TGTTTTACTGTTGAAAAACTGGGCAGACGACCTCTTCTCATTGGTGGATTCAGTTTCATGGGTTTCTGCTGTGCTGGAATCACATTGGCATTGGTGTTTCAG GCCAGGATTCCTGTTATGCGCTATGTCAGCGTGGCCTGTGTGATTGGGATAATTGCTGGGTTTTGCATAGGACCAG ctGGACTCCCATTTATCATCACCGGAGAACTTTTCACACAGTCTCATCGCCCTGCTGCCTACATTGTGGGAGGAACACTAAACTGGTTATCCAACTTTACTGTAGGATTTGTCTTTCCTTTCCTTCAG ATATCGGCTGGCGCGTTCTGCTATATGGTATTCTGCggagtttgtttgtttgtagcTGCCTATGTTTACTTTATCATCCCTGAGACCAAGAACAAAACTTTTATGGAAATAAGCCTGATGTTTTCATCCCCAAAGTCCCTAGTGACCCAGGAAGTGATTGTAGATGATTTCAAACTTACGAAGCTGAATGGATATGGTGCGATGGAGAGCAGCTCCTTTGAATTATCTTGA